The DNA window tgtttctgggatttttttttttttttccggcagCCCAGGAGCAGGAGTTCAGTTGCAGGTTAGCCCAGAAGGAATTCCTTAATTCTAACACCATCCTCTACATCCCCAACCCGGTAACTTTGCAGCTGATGATAAATatatactgaaaacaaacaaacaaacaaacaaaaaataaaacaaacaaacaaacaaacaaaaaggaaaaggtttaaGTTCCAAAAAggaacttcaaaataaataaccACTGTGGCTGCGGACGCAGCCTGTCCTGGGTATCTTTAGTGAGAGACGCTCCCCCCCCGCGGGCGAACGGTCGCCCTCCCGGCACCTCGGTCCCTGTAGTGTCTGGTTTTAATCTCCCGGTAGAAGCGATACCGTGCGGCCTCCACCCCGGTGCGGGATCTCCTCCTcggagaaagacagaaaaaaaaaggaaaggcgaAGGCGTCAGGTAGTGTCCAAGCGAGGGCAGGGACGGCTGGGAGCCGGGATGGCCCCGGATGGGTCATTTtgctctgctctccttcccttccccctcctccgtCGCCCCCGGGGACACAACAGGGGTCCCCCCCTGCGCAGGGGAGGCCTGGGGGCAGGAAGATTTTGGGGGCAGGAaactgtttgggggaaaaaaaacaaaaaaaaccaaaaaaacccaaaaagtcaaAAGAACCCTTTGTCCTGAAAAGCCCGAGGTTGGTTTCTTAATCGTTGTGTGGAGCGGGAATAGAATAAAGCTATTGCCAGAGCCTCCCCTCGGCACCGAGCAGCCCCCGGGGACCTGCGAGAGAAAGGAGAGCGAGTGGCAACGGGGTCCCCCGTCCCTCCAGGACGCCCCCGGGGCTGGCCCCGGCCCCCGTCGCCGCTCACCTGcgctcacagcagctcctgccccgcgTCCTGGCTGGCCTCGaggagcagctcctccagctcccgcTCGTTCTtggagcagctcagctctgcaaAGCAAACGGCCCCCGTTTCCTTCGCCTGCCCACccgccctcccccctcctccccaaaaaaaatGTGGGCAGGGCaatgccccccacccccgcccgccCCCAGCAACAAACTACAGCACCGATGGGCCTCTCGTCCGGGAAAGCGGCAGGGGATTTAAAGCTCTGGGGAGACACCGGCACAGGGACCGGCTCCACACTCATCCCTGGCTCCGCCACGCCGGAGCAGGGCTCGGGACCCTCAGCcgtgcggggcgggggcgggcggggggctccGTTCTGGAGCTCTTACCGTGCTCGGCGGCGCAGCTCCCCGTTTTCCCGTCGCCGTCGGAGGACGCCTCCGGCAGCGCTCGCACAAAATCCGTCTTCAGGCcgttggggaggggggtgtcgcGGGCCACGCTCTCGCAGTCGTTGGGGTCGCCCCGTTTGGGGTCGGAGCCGGCAGCGGATTCGGGAACCGCTCCGTTCGCCTGGTGCGCCGGGAGTTCAGGTTTTGGGGACGGAGCCGGGCTCTGGGGCTCAGCGGGTTTCGAGGTGGCGTCCGCATCCTCCCGTAGGCGCGTGGCTTCGGCGGCTCGATCCGGCAGGGTCTCCACTCGCGTCACCACGAAGATTTTATGGCCTCGCCCGGGGCTGGAAACCGAAATCCTTCTCTCGTTTCCCTGGGAGGGTGCAGAGGCCGGAGAGGTGGCGGGACTCGACGATTCCTCGGCGACGCGCAGGGGGGGCAGCCGGTCCTTTgccttctccagggacagcagcagctgggaCGTGGCTGCTCCGTCAGCGGAGTCGGGGCTTTTTGGCCGTTCGCTCAAGTCCTTCGTCTCTAACCCGGCGTCCGCCTCCTCGTCCGTGTCTGAATCAGAGTCCGTCACGTTGCCTCTGTTGTCATCGTCGTCCTCCGCCGGCTCCGCATCCCCGTTCTCGGAGGCCGTCAGGGTCTCCCCGGCTtcttccccctcttccagagCGGAGGTGGCGCTGCCGTCTTCGCTGTCCTCTGCCGGACCCTCCTCCAGAGGCTCCGTCACGGTGATCTCCGGCATCGAGGCCgactgctgcagcttctgctccttctcctccttctccttggccAGGATGAAGTTGCGCTTGCAGCCATTCTGGATCTCGGCCAGGAGAGCCTTCTGGGTTTCGATAAAACTTTTTACCTGTGAGGGAAGAGAAACCGCCAGTCGTTCAGAACGTTCCGAAACCAGcggtctgggaaaaaaaatctgctccatgtttattttccaggtttttttttttttcccctccacccctgtAGACGTGATCGATGTTTCCCCAAGAAACAATTAAACCTCCCGAGAGTCGAGCTCCCCCGAGGGCTTCTTCTCAAACCGACTGCCGCCCGGATCGCGGCATTCCCATCCCGGGGGATGCTCAGCGGAGCGGGACCCCGAGTGACGGGTGCTGCCTGGGTCCTGCTCAGACCTCCAAAAACCCCCCTGACCAGGGGCTGCGGTCAATTCATTTGAGCTAAAAAACGGGCCAGCGTCAGAGCTGAGCGGTAACTTGGAGGCGTCACCCTCGAGGACGGCACCTTCCCGCCGGGGGGCTTAACGAGACCCCCCCAGAAGGGCAAAAGCGGGACGAGCGACGGGGCGCGTTACCCACCGACTCCTTCTTGGGCTCCCTGTCCAAGTCGAGGCGCAGCAGCGAGTGGTTGACCTTCAGAGCCAGCGACAAGGCCATGAGGCCACCCGTCTTGATCTCGTTCTCTCGCAGGTCCAGGCGAAGCAGCCGCGGGCTCTCGGCGATGAACTCCGCCACCGCCACGGCACCTGCGAGGGACGGGAGAGCCGCCGGTGACGGCGGGGAACAAGCCGTGACACCGCCGGGCCCCTGACGGCGCTCCTCGGGGTGGCGCGTAGCAGAGCTCAGTATTTcgggagggatggggggatgtAAGCGGCAGTTGGGTGCTCATTGCCAGGCACCCCACGTGCTCAGAAAAAGGGTTTCTGTGGGGCACGGAGACGCCAGGGGCACCAAACCCACAGGACGAGGTGGCCTCGGACAGGCCAGCAGCGACGTTTTGGTTAGAGCCGGGCCGTGTCGCCCACGCGGCTGGACTGAGCCACCTCCTCCAGGGCCAAAGCGGCCCCTGCACGCGGCTCAAGAGCGAGGGAAGCTCCGCGGGGGAGACAGAGCTCTCGGTGGGCGCTGGCCCCCACCCACCTTCGCAGGTCAGTTTGGTGGACGCCAAGCCCAGGCGAAGGACGGAGCGGTTCCCGATCAGCCCGTTCTTCAGGTTGCGGACGCCTTCGTTCCCGATGGGGTTGTGGCCCAGGTTCAAGGTCTCCAGGCTCTGCGTGTGAGGCTGCGGGCACCCAGGGGAAAAACGGCTCGAGGCGGACGGGACGACAGGTCCCGTCTCAAACCCGAGCGGGTTTAATTCACGGCTGTTCCCCAAAGCACGCGGCCGGCGATGCCCGagcagcagcgcagggggacaaGGGACAGGTTCTGCTCCGACGTGGCACCAGGGCACCTCGCGCCGAACCACGCGGCCGGAACGCTGCCTGGACCTGGCCCTGGCAGCGGCGGGAGAGACATCCCTCTGGGAGCGAAGCCATCGCGCCCAGGAAGGTGCCAAGAGCTACTCACCAGCGTCATCCCCAGATAGGCCATGCCGGTGTGAGTCAGCTGGTTGTTCCACAAAACCAGAGTGACCAGCCCTTTCCGCTGCTCATTCAGCCCTTCGCAGATGTACGCCAAGCCTGGAAAACAGCCGGGGCtcagcctttccctgctggcacccatCCCGCCAGCTCCAACAGAGCTTTCCTCACCTCCTCCGctccgtccctctgtccctcccggATCCCGGGCAGGACGACGGGGGAAAAGCCATGGCATCGTTATGCCAAGCTCCGGCACCGCCTCCGAACGCTGTCCCCCCGCTTCCAAACCCCTTCCCTCAGCTGCTTGATTTGACCTCAGCAAAGCGCATCGGTCCCGTGTACGCAAACGGGCAATTAAACCTCTTGGCGTATAAAATTAATTAGTGCTAGGCTGGAGCCtttggagcaggggagggagctggAGACGTGGGGCTGCGGAGACAGGGGCAGACCCTCTACTACTCCCTACACCTTTCTGGCCCAATCCTGCCCGGGCTGAGGGCAGGTGCCGTTTTAAATCGCTGCCAAATGTATGGATTTGATAAGGGCACGGCACCCCAAGGCCAGCGATGCTGCGGAAAGCCACAGCAACGCCCAGCAAGCCATTTCCAACACGTACGGGCCCCAGCACTGCTCGTTATTAAGCGTCCAAAGATGCAAGGGACGTGGCATCTGACCTGGAAGGCggcaaattaatatttatttgcacCTTAGGGTGGGACCCATCCGGGATCAGGGGTGGCCACAACACCACCGGTGACATCCAACACGGTCAACGCTTGGCTGCCTCTGTGCCTAACCCAAAGGCGGCCGGGGCAGCTCGTGCCGAGCAAAGGCATCTGCTCCGCCGAAACTCGGCCGAGTAACCGGCATCGCCGACCAGAACCAGCCGGGACTGATGTCCGCTCTGGGATTGTTTTGCAATTCCTGAGTTGGTATTAGATTTGGCCGCTCGTTTGGCtccggggagaggggaggagaaaaaccaGGCAGGAGCAAGAGACGGAGGGAGCCGAAAGGCACGAGGCATCCCCACCTCACCCTGCCTTCGGGAGCTGCCGCCGGGCACCTCGCAGCCCGGCCCGGGAAGCAATCCAAGTTTCTCTAACCATCTTAGCTTTAAAATCGAGACGCTTACACCGCTGAAATCCTTTGGACAATGTAGACGCTGCTCTGCGCAACTCTCCTGCTTTGGCTCAGCCTGGGGCCGCCCCCCCGAGCTCCGCGCCCCACAGCCCAATTCCTCCCCACCCTAAAACTGGGCCAAAATGGCAGGCGATgggggctctgcctggaggagcaGCGAGGGGCCTCACCTGAGTCCAGGATGTGGTTGTTCCTCAGGTCGAGTATCTGTATGTAGCAGTTGAACTTCAGCAGGTTGCCGAGCTGAGCCGAGTCCTGCAGCCCGTTCAGCTTGTTATCGGCCAGGTACAGCTCCCGCAGGTTCATGTTCATCTTCAGGGCCGTGGCTGAAAAGGTGGAAAAGCGGCACCTCAGCCCGCAGCCCGTTCCCAGCACGGCTTGGAGACCAGGCGCTGTGGCCGGCGCCGTTACCCACGGCTTGGCCGCAGCCACCGCGCAACACGCGGGCTCGGGAGCCTCCCGGCCGCACCGATACAAGGCTGGCGCCTGTCCGAGCCCGAAGCGGTGCCCGAAGCGCAcggtcccccagcccagctggagctgcacCCACCGCCGTTGCGGCCGGGACACCGGCTGGAATCCATTCACCCCGTGGATTTCAGAGGCGTGCGtttggccagcagcaggatcCCGCACAAGCCCCCGCGTGCCCTCCCGCCCGCAGAGGGAAGCGGCAGCGGCTCGTGCTGGGACGAAAGGGCAGCCGGAGCCGGGATCAGTTCACGCAGGGCACATGCCCTTGCCAGCAACGTCGCCTTTTTCCAGCTGGGCCAACCTAATAAACACTTAAACCCCAGCAACGCTCCCCTGCCGGAGCCCTCAGCTCATCGTTGCTATCACAACACCACCATCAGCCGCAGCCTGGCCATGATTTATCGCTAATTCGTTCGCTTAACGACAGGGGCTGCCCGGCATTGTCTTACACCCCCTGCCCGCAGGCTGGGCTGGCACAGAGACAAATCGACACCAGCGCTGCCACGGGTGCGCGGGCCGGCAGCGACCGCCCCGAAacctcgctgggcacggccaggACGGCGAGCCCCACATCGGCGCCGCTCCGCCCCGCGTGCCCGGCATCCTGCGGGGTTTTGGGAGACGGTGCCCGCTCTCCAGCCACTCACCCAGCAGCATGAGTGGGCGCCCCGAGAGGCTGGCgttctccaggtgcaggaccacCAGGCTGCTGCTGATGCGCAGGGCGCGTGCCACGAAGGGGGCCGAGTGGTCCAGCAAAGGCGTGTTTCGGGCGTCCAGGTACTGCAGGCAGTTCGTCTGGGAGGAAGACACAAGAGGGATCAGTGCTCAGCCCCCCACAGCCTTGGCCACCAGGTTTTTTTTGGCCGTTTTTCGAGGTTGGGTTTAAGGCCAAGCTATTTTACGGGCCAAATCCCATCCCCGCCACAGATGTTGCCCCCAGGCTGCCCAGATAAGAGCCCCTGCGACGACTTACGCCCATCGGAAACATCGTTTTGGTCACCCCACCGGCTTCAGATAAGAGGCAAAGAGCCAGAAGGAACAGCGGAGATAACCCCGTGTGCCAGGACAGCCCGCGCCAAGCTCCAGGCTTGAACCGCGCCATTCCAGATAAACACCTTATCTCCCGGAGAATCGGCTCCGCGCCCAGTCTGCCGTCACCCTCAAGCTACGGCACCGCAGAGGACGCGCTCCAGGCAACCGTAGCAGCATCACGCTCTCCAAAGAAAAGCTTCCCTCATCCTGACACATCCCAGGATGTGCTGCCCCGCGCTCTCCAGATGGAGGGTGTGGGAAGGTGTCGAGCCACGCGTCCCTCCTCTGGGGTTTGCCCCCGAGCCCTAAGACCCTGGCTTTGCACTTGCTGCCTGTTCCTGGTGGAGATCCGCAGCACGCCAACGGCCTCCGTTTGGCTGATTTACCATTTTCCGTGCTAACTAAAGCCCTTTCACGCATCCGGATTCTCCCAGAAATGAAGAGCCCCAAGCCCCAGCTGTGGCAAGGGCGTCTCAAGCTCCTGACCCGCACGCGCATACCCACAGCTGGTTTTAAAGCGTCACTACAGGGCCGGCCAGCACCGCGCGCGGTGACGTTTGCCATCTCCAGACCGCGGGGTGGGCACTGCTGGCACCGCGCGAGCTGCAGTGCCCGCTGTCAGCCCCACCGCGAAGCCGCCTGTGTGGCGGGGGAACGCTACCGGGACGCCGGCTTTCCAGCCAGAGCCGGGCGAGGCACCGGCGGCGCTGGGTGAAACCTCGGCAGCGCCAAAATTAAAATTAGCAGGTGGAGAGGTTAATTGCGGATCGAGGGTGGTTTTGCGCCGCGCCCCAAGCGGGAAGCACGGGGAGGCGGCCTCCCCTGCGCGCTCGGCTTTCGGAGCCAACTCAAGCACCGAACAATGAGGTTAATTGGCCCCGCAAAGCCAAACACTGGCGCTCGTCATCCTGCTGGAAAGGTAATGAATACCCAGCTCAAGAGGCTGACCCTGCAAGCACGCCACTGATAAACAggctgcttgggtttttttttttgttttttttttttttttatttttgctgggaTCTGCGTTTCCATTTTCTCTGCTCCGGGTGCTCGCCGAGGCATTAAGCAACCTCAAGGCAGGCGGGAAGAGcgactgtctttttttttttttttttttttttttttttaaactcctgccTCTGAGCCTGGGCTTCACCGGGTCTTTCTGAACAGGGTGGTTTTCCGGCCAGGCGAGCGCAAAACCACGCCGACGGTCTTGGGAGGCAGATGGGAGTCTTTGGAGCCCATCTGCGTGGCTGCGGCAGGTTAAAGCAGGTGCTGAAAAATATTTGCGAGGGGGCACGAACCTTCCTCATCATGTGGGCAGCCGCCTGCCAGCCCCGGGTGCCGATGTGTTTGTTAAAGGAGATGTTGAGGTGCGTGGCTGACTCGTAATACTCGATCATGTCAAACAACGCCGAGGCGCCCTGCAAAACAAAGGCAGATGGGAAAGCTGCGTTACGTAGGTGGACAGAAGCCGAGTGGGGctcaagaagggaaaaaaaaaaaaaaaagaggtttgctTCCTCCGGAGCCCTCTCACACGACCTCACGTCCCCGCTCCACTATTTAGTCATTAAGCTCTCGCGGACGAGGTCCGCGCCCCGCGACCAAGGCAGCCCAGGCGACAAAACCCCTTCCTTCCACCTGAAGCGCCGACAAATTGGCGCCTCGGGTGACGAGTCCGCCCGTCCCCGTGCCCGCTGGCACCGCGGCACTTTGCGTCCCCCGCTCCCGTGCCAGCCCCTGTCCACAGCACAGCTGGGTCCCCCCCGGATCTCTCCAGCCTCTTCGAGGGACTCTGCAGATTTGCTGCCCGCGGCTACTCCAGGACGATCAAAACAAGGCATCTGGCCATATTCCTGGCGTGCCTGCCACCGGGCACGTGCTCGGGGACTGTCACAGGGGCAGACAGGACCCGACAAGGCCTGGCACGGGATGATGGCTCCGGCGTAGCCgttccagctgcaggctgtgccgGCAGAGCCGCCTCCCGGGGTAAAGCCTTCGGGCGAAGATTTCCAGGAGTGAGTCCGAAAAGGCACCTCGCAGAGGGATTCaacccccaccctgcccctccGGGCACCAGGAGAGAAAGCGAACTCAGCCAGAGCCGGTTACGGCACCCGGGACGTGCCGGCACTTGAACGACATTTCCCAGGACAcgggaaaatgtttttttttgttgttttttttttttttcccccctgcataTTCAACCTGAGCTGAGGCCAGGCTATCAGCTTGGCGTCCGTCCGCTCCCTGCGGGGTTATCCAGCCCCGCACACGGCACTGACGCTTTCCCAGGCAAGAAACCGCCCAATAATCCAATCgggcttcaaaaaaaaaaaaaaaaaaaagaaaaaagaaaaaaaaggacaaaagaaaaggTATCAAAGCCAACACTTATAGCAGGGTTAGGAGTGAAAGGGATTCGCAGAGCCGGACTCGTGCCTGGGAAACGTCTACAGCTCCTACGGCAGAAGCGGAACAATTTGCTTAATTACATAATGAGCCTCTTTGGAGAAAATTAGCTGAAACATACGCCGGAGCGGGCAGAGAAGAGCCGCAAAGGCGCTGCAAGGCTTCCAGCAAAAATATGCGGAGAGACCTGGAGGACTGGAAAATGCCAGCACGAAGGCAAACAGGAGAAAGAACAGGTCTTCGGGGAACGACAGGACTTTCTGCTGGACACGGGGCGCTCGTCGGCAGGAAATGAGGAGGAGAAACTGGGTACTGGGTGAGTAAGTCCCCGGCCTGACgcagccagaggaaaaaaagccgAATGTCAGGGACCGGGACAGGAGCAGGAGGTCTCAGGGCCGTGGGGGGCCGACTTTAACCCTCCGTGGCTGTTTTCCCCCAGCGGCAGAGACGGGGACACGCCGGACCCCTCGTGCCCCGCAGACAGTCTCGCTCCAAGGTGACCGGAAGAGAAAAGCGCCGAGGTCTGCAATCCCCGCCCGCAGCGCCGCGGCTCGGAGCCAGCACCGTCACGGGGTCGGACCGGCAGCCACCGTCCAAGTCACATTTTCCCCACTTCGCACGGGATGGGGGCCGGTGGCCCCAAGAAGCTCGTGGCTGCTGAGCCTTCCCAAAGTGCTGCTCGAGTGGGGAAAACAGGAGGGCAGGGAAAAAGCATCGAGAGCTTCCAAGCAAACACAGACAAGACAGGTCTGAAGACAGGTTCGGGATAGGGATAGATGACGTGGGAAAAACTAGATCCTTGAAGACGCAAGGACTGAAAGGGGATGCTCCTGGGGGGCAAGGGGAACTCAGGATGAGAGCTGGCTAAAATCATTTTTAACCACTTCCTTAATTTTTAACCTCCTCCACTTACCCGCTGGGACCTGAACTCAGGGCCCCAAGGCATTGCGACGGAGGAGGAAGGCGAGTCGGGACGGGATGTGCAGGAGGGAGCCTGAACTTCATCCTCAGTCCCCAAAAGCCGTCTGAGAGCTACCCACCGCTCCCTCGGCTTTCAGAACGGCTTTTAAAATACGCATTTAAAATGCCTCGGAGCTTCATGGCCACCCAGGCTGCGGAGCGAATGGTCAACCTCTTCCTTTCGGAGCAGCAAACGCTGCACCAGCAGAGCTAAATAAGAGCACGGGTATGAAGGGAAAGGGTATGGCAACACGgtacaccccccaaaaaaataaatcagtgcccAGGAGGAGCTAAGGACTGACCACAAAACCCGTGAGGTTTGCGTCAGCTGCGAAACAGTAACGAGAAGTTGGGAGAGGTCATGACCACTTACGTCTTCATCCAAGCTCGTTTGCTCCAAATCCACAATTTTGAACTGGACCCGCTTGAAAATTTCTTCCAGGGCCTCGCAGGCTTTGTAATCCAGCTTCTCCCCTGGGGAAACAGCGGAATAAGGTGAATTTGGGTGCTTCAGCACGTAACATGCAGGGCACACGCGGCAGAGACCTCGAGAGCCCCGAGCCGGAGGACACGTGGAAAGGCGAACTTTTTCCCCGGGTCAGAGGCAGCCCCCGCTTCAAACGACCCGCCGGAAGGGAAATTCGAACCCGGCATTGAGCGTTCGCATTGATTTATTCGCGCACGCCTGGCCCAGCAGCGGAACGCATCGCCTCGGCTGAGTATTTCTCGTTAACAGACGGGGACCGGCCATCGCAGCGAGCGCCGAAAGCCCCGCGCCGGGGCTCGCCAGCAGCACCACCAACCGGGAGATTCCGCGGGGAGACTTCGGAAAGGATGTCTCTTGCTCAGTAACAGGCGGCAAGCTCGGAGTATTTGGAAATCTACCTAAAAACCGCCACGGCTGCTCACCCAACCGCGGATGAGCCGTAGCGGCAATGCCTTCGATGCCTAAAACACCCTGAGAACCGGGATTCCTGCCTCCCCACCGGGCAGACAGACGGCTTCCCAACGCGCGAGCCCCCTCGCCAGCTTCAGCCCAGCTAAAATTACGTTAGGAGCATCTCCGCCGACAAACCGACGGCTGGCCGGTTACTCCCTTTGCTAGATAAAAGTACCAGGGGGTTGGAACCAAATCCCCGCACGTGCGCTGCGAGCAGATACACTGCTGCGCTGCCTCtgacaaattaaattattcacGTTTCAATTTAGGGAGGTGCTGGCACGAGCCGCCTTGAGAACGTCTCCCCAAGACTGAGGGATTTTGAGttgcttgttttatttgcttatttcgTAAAACTGTCCTCACCGGCCCCGCGTGGCAGCCGGTCTCCGAGGCCTGGGGTGCCGGCCAGCCCGCAGCCAAGCCACAGCGGCTCACGGGGCTGCGACTCCCCCCGGTTAGCGCTGCACAAGCTACTCCTGGTGGAAAAACAGGGAGTTTTCCCCGATACGCATCCGTGCCGGCTGCTTTTAGATGCTGCATCAATTGCAAGCGGGTGGTCCTGCCAGGCAAGCTGAATTTGGGGAAGACCTGCAGACGCGGAGGCGGAAcgctctgccttctcctcccaaCGCCGGCCGATCCCATtctcccctccccggctccccgtAGGAAGAGCCAGGTGGTGGCACCAGGTCTGGAGCACCATCACCTCCGCGCTGCAACCCCACCGATCCCCTCCGAAACATCGAAAAGCTGAAAACGCAGCAGCAAACTGCCGCCCATCGGGGTTTCCGGCAGCGCCATCTGCCCGCGTCCCACTGGCACCTCCTCAGGGAAGGTGACGGCGACGGGGAACCAGCCTCTGCTTCCCAAATAAATCGCATTTTCCACGCCGGAGCCGAGCGGCGGCCAACCTCGCCCTGCCACGCTGGGAATTCACTCAACAAgaccagaatcacagaatcgtttaggttggaaaagacctttaagactgAGTCCAGGGCGAGCCGCGGTCCCTCGTCAGCTCCCTCCGATGTCTCCAAGCGGGAGGAGGCCACGTCTGACACCAGCCCCAGAGAGGGAATGGAAAGCGGCTTGAAATAAATGCTGAGCTTCGTTTCTGTTGTAATAACGGTCGTGGGGGGGGACGCGGGCGGGTCGGAAGCGGCTGCATGCCGGGTGGGAAACGGTCAGGCAGAGAGAATGCCGCGGAGCGGGACAAGGGACCCCTTGCTCGAGGCTGAGCCGGCGTTTTGTCCCACGCAAGGGCACGGAGCGAGCAGCAGCCGGGCTTCTGCATCACTCGGGGTCTCCTGAGAAACCCCCGCTCCCAGCGTAAGGCAGACGTGGGCTCCGGCTGCCCAGACAGCCAACGGCTGACGGATCCGTGAGCGAGAAGTCCGAGAGAAATGCCCATCTGGCAAAGCCGAGTCCAAATAATGGCGATGAGGCCtgtaaaagatttattttgggggcggggggtggtgttTGGACAAGCTCGTGTTGTTACTCCTCCGGCAGCACGCCTGTCCTCCTCCGGGCAAATTGGCTCGGGACACAGACACCCCAGGTCCCCAGGCAGCGAGGGATTTTCTTGGGTTCTTTACCGGCAGCTCCCGAGTTGTTCCCCAGCCTTCGGGTTCCCCCCAAAACTGAGTAAGTGACAACAGGCACCAAGCGCTGCAGACCGAACCCCaaggctgcagcccctgcagacGGCTTCTGTCCCGAGAGCCAAGCTCGGAGTTTGTCGGAGCAAATTCCATCCACTCGCGCAGCCGACGAGGTCCGTGGGACACCGGGACAGCCCCGGCGGGACCTCAGCAGGAGGCAGACGCTGCCAGGATGACACAGGGCTGAGAGGAGCAACACCATCACCATCCTCACCCAAAAGGCTCCGGCCAACAGGGGCCACCCcgtcctctccccagctgctctgggggAGCAACACCGTCACCATCCTCACCCAAACGGCTCCGGCCAATGCAGACCACCCCGTTCTCTCCCCAGCTGCACTGAGGGAGCATCCCTGCTACACGGCTGCTCTGGCTGCCGGTCCCCCGGACTGTTTTTGGGAGGCTACTCCCAgtgcagagagggagaagaggctctttaggaagggaagaagaccagcagaaggcaggaggagaggcagcctaAAATATTTGCCTAGCAGAGACGCCGCGGGGAAGTGAAGGCGACCTTCTTCCCCCGTTTCCTGGAGCTATGGGAGATGCTCCGCGAAAGCCAGCGTTCACAAAGATGTTTGCCGTAAAGAGAACTAACTGAAACGCCTTTCCAGTTTTCCCATCGCACGAGGAGTTTCATCGATCAGCAAAGTCTTCCAGCAAACCTGCTCCCGCTCAGCCCCGCACGGCCCGAAGGAGCCGTTTGGGGAGGCAGGGCTACGAGGACAGTGCTCAGAGGCGGTGGGGGACAGGCCACCGCGCTGGCAGGGAGTATCTCAggtccttctgctgctgtttcggGGATTCTCAACCAGGATGTTAATATTTCTCATGCAGAAACACCTCTGGTACatatttttctgctcttgctgGGGTTAAGGAGCCCTCCTGCTCTGGCCTGCAAGAGCCCCGACTGGGACCACGACTCCAGCAGGAGCCGCACCAAAGGAACGAAACGCCAGGATTGCCCAGAAGAGGAATAAAATCCTCCAGTGACGGAAAAGGGGCTTACCTTTCAGATCTAAGCAGTCTATCCTGGGAGCCAGGTCTTTAaattcctgcaaaagaaaaagcagcatttcacactcaggaggaggaaggcacggggaaaggggaggggaattAACGCGCCAGAATAACGAGGTAACGTGAAAAATTGGGCAAATCTTGCCCCCAAACGAAGAGAGGATGTGGGAACTCTCAAAATCAAAGCTGCTGCCTGCTTTGGAGGCTGGATCCGTGCTTTGGAGGCTGGATCCGTGTGAGGCGCAGGGAGAGCTGGTGACCCTCCC is part of the Rissa tridactyla isolate bRisTri1 chromosome 27, bRisTri1.patW.cur.20221130, whole genome shotgun sequence genome and encodes:
- the PPP1R37 gene encoding protein phosphatase 1 regulatory subunit 37 isoform X2, whose translation is MEAPAVDLPRAEPGKEAPPPAEASRASEDGRLRPGAKRVTFPSDEDIVSGAVEPKDPWRHAQNVTVDEIMTAYKQACQKLNCKQIPKLLKQIQEFKDLAPRIDCLDLKGEKLDYKACEALEEIFKRVQFKIVDLEQTSLDEDGASALFDMIEYYESATHLNISFNKHIGTRGWQAAAHMMRKTNCLQYLDARNTPLLDHSAPFVARALRISSSLVVLHLENASLSGRPLMLLATALKMNMNLRELYLADNKLNGLQDSAQLGNLLKFNCYIQILDLRNNHILDSGLAYICEGLNEQRKGLVTLVLWNNQLTHTGMAYLGMTLPHTQSLETLNLGHNPIGNEGVRNLKNGLIGNRSVLRLGLASTKLTCEGAVAVAEFIAESPRLLRLDLRENEIKTGGLMALSLALKVNHSLLRLDLDREPKKESVKSFIETQKALLAEIQNGCKRNFILAKEKEEKEQKLQQSASMPEITVTEPLEEGPAEDSEDGSATSALEEGEEAGETLTASENGDAEPAEDDDDNRGNVTDSDSDTDEEADAGLETKDLSERPKSPDSADGAATSQLLLSLEKAKDRLPPLRVAEESSSPATSPASAPSQGNERRISVSSPGRGHKIFVVTRVETLPDRAAEATRLREDADATSKPAEPQSPAPSPKPELPAHQANGAVPESAAGSDPKRGDPNDCESVARDTPLPNGLKTDFVRALPEASSDGDGKTGSCAAEHELSCSKNERELEELLLEASQDAGQELL